GTATTCTCCGTAGCCATGTATGGCGGTATCATTCTTCACCGGGATAACTATTATAATGAATATTATGAGAGCAGCAGGTATGCGGTGTCTCCGTTTGAGCCGGAGTTTGCCGCTTATTATCACAAGGTTTTAAACGAGAGCAAGCCGGGACTCAGCGCCAAAGCGCTTTTAGCGGCTCAGCAGCGTTTTCCTGGGATCGGCAACGGCGTACTCCAGGACATCCTGTTTGAAGCAAGGATACATCCCAGAAGAAAATTGCAGACACTGACGGCTGAGGATCGTGACAGGCTGCTCACCTGCACGGTCTCTGTCCTGCGCGAGATGACGGAAAAAGGAGGACGGGATACAGAACGTGACCTCTTCGGCAACCCCGGAAGATACCTTACAAAGATGTCAAAACTCACCTGGACCGCCCCCTGCCCCGTCTGCGGCGGTCCCATTACCAAAGAAGCATACATGGGCGGCTCGGTCTATTATTGCCCGGCCTGCCAGCCGTAACGATCGCTATCCGCGTTCTCCCGTCGTCAACAAACTTCCCTGCGCCGAACTGCAACCCAACCTCCCCCTAGGTAAAATCCTTCACAATCTTGATATACTCTGTCGCGTGATAATTCAGATAAGAATTCTTCCGATAAGCGGCAACGAAATCAATCAGGGTGCGGTGGCGTCCGAAGGAGAAGCAGGCGATCTTGTCACTGATATTCATGTGCTTTAAATGGGTGTCGGTGACAAATGCGATCCCGTATCCTTTGGAGGCAAGTTCAGCTCCCGCATGGATATTGCTGGTCACCAGCGTCCGGCGGGGGCTGATATTTAAATCCTGGAAAACCAGGTCTACCACCTGTCTTGAACGCTGTCCCGGCTCCTGGAGAATGAAGATATCATCGCTCAGCCGGGATAAGTCAAACCATGGATAACGGTAGCCTTCCCTCCGGATCCCCTGGTCTGCCAGGGGGTGGCGTGTGGACATGACTAAAAGCATCTCCTCGCGGCTGATGATCTCGCAGTCCACCTCCCGGCTTTTCACAGGCGCATTGAAGAATGCCAGATCTGTTTCTCCTGACAGGATCATGGCCTCTAAGGAGGAGGACGCTGACTCTTTGATATTGATCTGCACGTTTGGATAGAGGCTTTTAAAAATAGGCAGGGTACAGGGAATCAAGTAGGTTCCCCTCATCATGGGGAATGCAATGTTAAGAACGCCGATATCACTTTTGATAATATCCGACATCTCGTTATCCAGCTCTTTCTTGAGCTGAAGGATCTCCCCCGCCTTTTCCACATAGCGCTCTCCGGCATAGGTGAGCAGAAAACGGTTGCCTGACTTTTTAAACAGCTTTTGGCCCAGGCTCTGTTCCAGATTCTGAAGGAATTTGGTCAGCGTGGGCTGTGTGATATATAAAGAGTTGGCGGCCTTTGTGATATTCTGGTATTTGGCAACGGCTATGACATAGGAAAGATCTTTAAAATCCATTGAGTACCTCCATCTGAGAATCATTTTACAGGTATATCTTATCCCACTTTTTCCAAAGATGCAAGAAGTTATGGTTAAAAACTATAATTTATATGAAAAACATGAATTAGACTTATAAACCCTTGCGTGGTATAGTAGATTTATCAAATGAGTGATGTGTCGATTAACCGCGGAAATGAGATATGTCCAATAAAAAGAGGAGCAGAGTATGAGCCATATTGATATTATTTCGATTGTTTTTCTGTTTGTGATAGTGGGTATTGGATTTGTAAAAAAATGTAATATCGGCGTTCTTGCAATTGGTTCCGCCCTTATTCTGGGGAAGCTCGGGGGGCTTAGCGACAACGCTGTCCTGGCAGGATTTGATGCGAAGCTGTTCATCACCCTGGTGGGCGTATCCTTCCTGTTCAGTGTTGCTCAGGTAAACGGTACTTTGGAGCTGGTGGCGCGAAAAGGGATCGGACTTGCGGGAAAACGCACCTGGCTGGTGCCGATCATCATTTTCCTGGTGTCCGGTATCCTGACGATGATCGGGCCGGGCAATATCCCGGTAGGCAACTTAATGACGGTCGTAGCAGTGACCGTGGCGGTCAGCATGGGTGAGAACCCGATCCTGTTCGCTTTGGCTGCAAAGGTGGCTGCAAATGGTTTTACCCTTTCCCCCCTGACACCGCCGGGCGTACTCATGAACACACTGGGAACTGAGGCGGGGTATACGGATTTTGCCATGCCGGTTATGTGGAACTGCATTATCTGGGCGGTGATCCTGATGGTCGGATTCTCCATTTACTATAAGATATGGAAGATCAAACCCGGCAGCGCCAATACCGGCGTGCTGGAAGCAAAGACAAAACTGAGCCGCCCGCAGTGGATCACCGTACTGGGTATCGTGATCATGGTGATCATGGTGGTTGCGCTTGGGTTTAATGTGGGGCTGTCCTCCTTCTTTGTTGCTGCACTGCTTGTGATCGCCGGTGTTACGGATGAAAAGAAAGCGCTGACAAAGGTGCCGTGGGGGACCCTGATCCTGATCTGCGGTGTCGGCACTCTGATGAATATTGTGATCGAGCTGGGCGGTCTGGCGGTGATGTCGGATGCACTTTTGTCCATTATGACGCCAAAGACGGCGGCGCCGATCATTGCGGTGACTTCCTCCATCCTGTCCTTCTTCAGCTCCACCACTGGCGTGGTCATGCCTTCCATGATCCCGACGCTGGGGCCGATCGTAGAGACGCTGGGAACCGGATCTGCGGGATTTGCCCAGCTGGCAAGCGTTGTGATCACTTCTTCCCTGTCGGCTGCATTCAGCCCGGCATCTACAGGAGGCGGACTGATCATGGCTGCATACATGACCGCATCGGATTCCGAAGAGAAGGATAAGGAGCAGAACAAACTGTTTGGCCGTCTGTTCATCATTGCGGTGGTGTGCGTGCTTGCCAATGCAGTACTGTCTGCAATCGGGATCTATGGAATCATTGTTTAAAGAAGAATGGCCGGAAGCCATAGCGAGGAGAGAAAAACATGCTGGATCAGAATAGAAGAAGGATTCCCTGCACCATCATGCGGGGCGGCACCAGTAAAGGTGTGTACATATTGGAAAATTATCTGCCGAAGGAAGAGAAGGAGAGGAATGACCTGCTTTTGAAGATCATGGGAAGCCCCGACCTAAAGCAGATCAACGGGCTGGGAGGCGCGGCCTCTGTGACCAGCAAGGTAGCTGTTGTGGGTGTTTCCAGTCGTCCGGATGCGGATGTGGATTATACCTTTGCCCAGGTTGCAGTGGATAAGCCGGTGGTCAGCTACAAGGGCAACTGTGGGAATATTTCCTCCGGTGTCGGGCCGTTTGCCATCGAGCAGGGACTGGTGAAGATGACGGAGCCGGTCACCCGGGTAAAGGTGTACAACACCAATACCGACAAGATCATTGAGGAAGAAGTGGTCGTGGAGAACGGCGCAGTCAAATATGACGGGGATTTTGCCATTGCCGGAGTGACAGGGACAGCTTCCCCGATTAAATTAAAATTCTTAAACCCGGCGGGCAGTGTGACTGGAAAGCTTCTTCCTACGGGAAATCCCGTAGATGTGCTGGAAGTTCCTGGCCTGGGTCCTGTATCCGTGTCCATAGTGGATGCCGCCAATCCGTTGGTGTTTGTGAAGGCGAAGGATCTGGGGCTTACGGGTAAAGAACTGCCGGCTGAGCTGGATGGAGATGAAGAGAAGCTGGATCTTCTGGAAACTGTCCGTGGACTGGCAGCGGTAAAGCTTGGGCTGATCGACGATTACAGGGAGTCAGCCTTTAAGATGCCGGGAGTTCCCAAGATGACCTTTGTGGCAGAGCCGGAGGATTACATGGCAGCGGGTGAAAAGCAGGTGAAGGGGGAGGACATTGACATTCTGTCGCGTATGATGTCCATGCAGAAGGCCCATCCCACCTACGCCATGACAGGAGCCATGTGTACGGCGGTGGCGGCAGTCATTCCGGGCAGCATCGTGAATCAGGCGGTGAGGCCGGGCGTTGACCCGGAATTCATCCGCATCGGCCATGCCGGCGGCGTACTGGAAGCCGGGGTGGAATACCGTGAGAACGATGGGGCGATTGAGGTGGAATCCGCATTTGGATTCCGGACTGCGAATTTAATACTGGAAG
This portion of the Clostridium sp. AN503 genome encodes:
- a CDS encoding zinc finger domain-containing protein; translation: MLELPEVRNISSQLQNYVTGRTVVQVLPPTKKHKFCWFNGEPSDYDGVLAGKKIIGAQGFGIFAEILFEEGYKLSFNDGVNVRLLQAEKLPKDYQLLAVLDDGSALVFSVAMYGGIILHRDNYYNEYYESSRYAVSPFEPEFAAYYHKVLNESKPGLSAKALLAAQQRFPGIGNGVLQDILFEARIHPRRKLQTLTAEDRDRLLTCTVSVLREMTEKGGRDTERDLFGNPGRYLTKMSKLTWTAPCPVCGGPITKEAYMGGSVYYCPACQP
- a CDS encoding SLC13 family permease produces the protein MSHIDIISIVFLFVIVGIGFVKKCNIGVLAIGSALILGKLGGLSDNAVLAGFDAKLFITLVGVSFLFSVAQVNGTLELVARKGIGLAGKRTWLVPIIIFLVSGILTMIGPGNIPVGNLMTVVAVTVAVSMGENPILFALAAKVAANGFTLSPLTPPGVLMNTLGTEAGYTDFAMPVMWNCIIWAVILMVGFSIYYKIWKIKPGSANTGVLEAKTKLSRPQWITVLGIVIMVIMVVALGFNVGLSSFFVAALLVIAGVTDEKKALTKVPWGTLILICGVGTLMNIVIELGGLAVMSDALLSIMTPKTAAPIIAVTSSILSFFSSTTGVVMPSMIPTLGPIVETLGTGSAGFAQLASVVITSSLSAAFSPASTGGGLIMAAYMTASDSEEKDKEQNKLFGRLFIIAVVCVLANAVLSAIGIYGIIV
- a CDS encoding LysR family transcriptional regulator codes for the protein MDFKDLSYVIAVAKYQNITKAANSLYITQPTLTKFLQNLEQSLGQKLFKKSGNRFLLTYAGERYVEKAGEILQLKKELDNEMSDIIKSDIGVLNIAFPMMRGTYLIPCTLPIFKSLYPNVQINIKESASSSLEAMILSGETDLAFFNAPVKSREVDCEIISREEMLLVMSTRHPLADQGIRREGYRYPWFDLSRLSDDIFILQEPGQRSRQVVDLVFQDLNISPRRTLVTSNIHAGAELASKGYGIAFVTDTHLKHMNISDKIACFSFGRHRTLIDFVAAYRKNSYLNYHATEYIKIVKDFT
- a CDS encoding PrpF domain-containing protein, which produces MLDQNRRRIPCTIMRGGTSKGVYILENYLPKEEKERNDLLLKIMGSPDLKQINGLGGAASVTSKVAVVGVSSRPDADVDYTFAQVAVDKPVVSYKGNCGNISSGVGPFAIEQGLVKMTEPVTRVKVYNTNTDKIIEEEVVVENGAVKYDGDFAIAGVTGTASPIKLKFLNPAGSVTGKLLPTGNPVDVLEVPGLGPVSVSIVDAANPLVFVKAKDLGLTGKELPAELDGDEEKLDLLETVRGLAAVKLGLIDDYRESAFKMPGVPKMTFVAEPEDYMAAGEKQVKGEDIDILSRMMSMQKAHPTYAMTGAMCTAVAAVIPGSIVNQAVRPGVDPEFIRIGHAGGVLEAGVEYRENDGAIEVESAFGFRTANLILEGFVYC